TGACCTGCAAATGGGTTTTCTTGATTCAAAAGACGAGCTTAATTTGCAAAGCTCAACACCTAGACTTCCTGTGAGGCCTACAATGCCATTTACTACTGAGTGTtcaacaatgcaatcacaaataGGATTTGAAGATGTCAAGCCCAATCCTGTGTCCAAATGCTTGCCAGAAGATTGTTCTTTTCTAGGTGTTATGTTTTCCCAATGGTTGTACTCAGACCAGAAGGAAACTTCCACCATTGACATGGCTTCCAAAACATTAGAAATCCCTGAAGAGTACCCACAATTCACAACCAACTCAGAAAATTCCAGCTGCCTAAGTTACCAATCAGAGTTGCTTGCAATGTCAGACGAGTACCCACTTTCAAAAGAAATGAAGCACATTACAAGTTCAGAATTCACCCCAGGACAACATGGGCCAAGTGCAAACTTGCCCCCTTCTGATAGCTGTCTGCCATGTCATGAAACTATTCTCTGCAACGACCTCTCAACAACTTTGGAAAACACAAATAGTATTAACTTTGATGAATATTGGGATATCATGAGCCACAATGAGGTTGATTTGGGGATGCATTGTGACTCTAGTTTGCTTGAGATCTGCTCTATGCTGGATTTGGATTTGAGCTGAATTCTTTGCCTCGAAATCTGTTGAATAGCACAGATTTCTCAACACCAATAAAGCATGGTGATTTCATGGATTTCCACAATGATTTCTTGGATTTGTTAAATAACTCTACCATCAAACCTTTTACATAGCATGATGATTTCTTAGATTTCATAAACTTGCTCAGGAAAGCTGTACAAAAAATTCTTATGCTTCCACAATCGATGTGATTAAAATGTTGTTTTCTGTTTAGCAGATTTGAAATAGCGCACATGATTCATGGTAAAGATAGAGAATAATATAATATCTTGTAAACCTAAATACCTTGTATTGATTAGCTAGTGATGTCCATGCCTTTGAATATATTATTATTACATTGATATGCGCCAAATCTGACGCCCATACCTGTGCTATATTATCGTTTAAAGGAAAACGTTTTCATTCTGTATGAACTAACaattgaaaaaacaaaaacaaaaaagttgAAAATTTTAATGGAGATTTTCATATTATTATTCAACCGTATCTATCGCTAGATTACTTTTTAGTAGTTAATTATTAGTTTGTCATGTAAATCCAATGCATGATGCTTTAAAATTCTAATTATTTTAGCAAAATGTGCATTAGCAAATTCATTTAGATTTATTCGCCTGCTGTTAAGATTTGGAGTCAGTATTGTAAAttgtataatattaaaatatattatgatTGAATTTTAGAACATTTTAGTATTGATTTAGGATAGTTTTTTTACTACTTTCTTATTTTTATGATGTACTACAAagttaaatagaaaatattcattaaaAGGTGGTGTGGCTCTCTTTCTAACTAAttattcaaataataataatagtgaTCTTTCTTTCTAATAAATTATTCATAAAAATATTGAAAgaatatttcaattaaataaagCAAAGAACATTAAAATTATAAAGATTTAGCATTAGAGGGATGAGCATTACTTTTGTTCATTGAAAATAATGAACTATCTAAAATGTTAACTATTTGTCAAATGAATCCATGCAATCTATCATGCCCACATTTTAACATGTGAACgtaatccaaaatccaaaaaaataaaataattaaacttcaCCTAATATCATATTCAACATGAAAGTTATTATGCACACTTGGTGAGAATGCACTTGCAATACCATCTCAAGAACAATACCTAGAAGGCAAGGGAAATGACATACCTAGAAGGCAAGGGAAATGACATACCTAGAAGGCAAGGGAAATGGCGTAGTTCAGGGTGGTAGAACCCCTTCCATACCCTATGATGAAGGTAACCTAAGTGGGTTTAGTATCTTACCAAATACATCCTTGAAGGAATTCCATTCTAGGATCCCCTCATTAAGGTTTACTACATGAAAAAAAATATGAACGTCTAGTCTTTGTGACGAGATCTATACCTTGAAAAATTCAATTAAGTTTCCTATTTTGATTGcaataaatatttaatcatttaatgACTAAAATCCTACAACTTAAAAAATGATAGCAGTTCACATAAACGTCACTTTTTCACCTTTTATTGTTCAAAATTAATGTTTCACAATTATACCTTACATATTAATTCTATACAAGATTAATAATATATCCTACTATTTTAATGATTTAAGgaatcttttattaaaaaaaaaatgaaagtatTTTATTTAAAGTTTTCTACTTTTCTAGAGTGAAATTTAAATTCCTCTAAAGGAGTTAGGACAAGAAAAAAAGATTTCAACCTAGCCCAGATAAATCATAATATTTAAACTACCAAAATTAATATAACAATGCATTCAAATTAAGTTTAAACTTCTTAGATTAATGAAACCACCATTAattgaatatatgtatatgtatatgtatatgtatatgtatatgtatatgtatatgtatatgtatatgtatctgtatctgtatgtgtatgtgtatgtgtatatgtatgcatatgtatgcatatgtgacACATGAGCATTGGAGTGGTTCATCCCGTTGGAGTAGGAGCACCGAAGTAGTTCAAACCAATTGgagcagttagcagtggaattgcttggagatcgttgcatttcttcatgtttgagattttagcattgtggatttggatttatcaccttgagtttgttgtctttaacatattcgagattcatggcatttggttTTGATTTCGGTGAGATATCAATTCTGGTATTGTTTcggtattggtgtgttcttaccagttggtcttGCAGTGTGTGGAGCGAAGATGAATCGGGTTGCGGGTGGTTTCTGTATCTTGCagatcattgagcgatgttgttttgggccttggtcGATGTTTCTGGAGGTCCACGTGAAGTTCTATGCATTTTgcagatgttcttggtgatttgggccaacatgttattgtttacatgtttcatgttgaaccggttggtctttggccaacttgatcaAGTTGTTGTTGCTTGTGGTTGGTATAAAGGaaagttttgagaatcattttagGAGATAGAGTTCTGAGGAAGAAGAGATCGAGAGAAGATGTAGTTTCCGGAGAAATTCTGGTCCAGGGGGACTAAAGTTCGGAAGGACTGAGGTCCAGATTAGTGCAGAACGATGCTGACTATTACCGGAGGCTAAATTGTTGAGCAGATGATATGTGGATCATAGTTTTGAGTTgtaaggattgttttgtaatcctgggctgcggTCCAGCATGTGTAAATCCTGCGGGCTCATGTAATTATttaaatggttgtaatgattgatttatttGGTTACCGATTATATCATGCGTTATATCTACTGGTTATCTCTTGCGATGTATCTACCAGTTGCCAGTATCTTGCATGGTTTTTTatgttataggctgcaaggcgaGGATGTCCTTCATTGAATCTCCCTACCTTGGCTgcgtcaattggtatcagagctggttatgaaccTGTTGATGGAGGAAGACCTGGTTATGTACTGGTCAGAATAAGTGTTGGTTACGAACCAGTTGGTTAAAAAGGAAGTTGAGGTTGCTTGTAGACTTGTTTAGATCACCGAGGAGAGGCAACCGGAACCTGTAGTTAGACCATCAAActcctgaggcagttgcaagtacctactaacaGATCGTCGAGCCAGATCAAGTGAtgagactcacttttcaattaacccctagagtttgatgcaggagcactgtAGTGTTTCATCCGGTTAGAGAAGGAGCACCGGAGTGGTTCATCCGGTTGGAGTAGGAGCACCGAAGTAATTCAAACCAGTTGGAGCAGTTAGTTGTGGAATTGCTTAAAGATCGTTTAATTTCTTCATGTTTCAGATTTTGGCATTgtagatttggatttatcaccttgagttcattgtctttaACATATTTgatattcatggcatttggatttgattccaatgagatatcgattccggtattgttctggtattggtgtgttcttaccaatTGGTCTTGCAGTGTGTGGAGCGAAGATGAATCGGGTTGTGGGTCATTTCCACAACTTGTGGATCATTGatcgatgttgttttgggccttggccGATGTTTTCGGAGGTCTGCGTGAAGTTCTATGcattttgaagatgttcttggtgatttgggccaacatgttattgtttacacgtttcatcttgaatcggttggtctttggccgacttgatcgaaTCGTTATTGCTTGTGGCTGGTATAAAGGAAATTATTGAGAATTATTTTAGGAGACAGAGGTCTGAGGAAGaagagattgagtgaagatgtagtttccgGAGAGATTCTAGTCTGGGGGGACTAAAGTTCAAAAGGACTGAGGTCCGGATCAGTGCAGAATAGTGCAGACTATTACCAGAGGCCTAATTAGTGAGCAGATGATATACGGATCATAGTTTTGAGTTgtaaggattgttttgtaatcctgggctgtgGTCCAACATGTGTAAATCCTATGGGCTCATGTAATTATttaaatggttgtaatgattgatttatctaGTTACCGATTATATCATGTGTTATATCTACTGGTTAGGATTTCTCTCTTTCTGTTTACTGGTTATCTCTTGTGGTGTATCTACCGGTTGccagtatcttgcatggtgttttgtgttataggttgcaaggtggggatgtccttcattggatctccctaccttgactatgtCAATatgttatatacatacatacatgtatgtatgtatgtatgtatgtatgtatgtatgtatgtatgtatatgtgtgtgcatttgtatatgtgtgtatatatgtacacacacacacgtgtgtgtgtgtatgtgtgaatTAGATCCAACACCCCAaaagatttatgagaactagagtaaaactaAACATAGTTTTATTTTCCATAGATGCAATTTCTAATTGAAATATTGAAATCTCAattcaattattaattttattaaattactAAACTTAAAGATAAAAAGTGATCTCTATAATTTTTTCTTGCAACAAATTAAAACAAAACCTCTTTTATGGGTGAGGAGTGAATCTCATCCTTTATATGTGATTCATTCCTACCCTTGAGCTAAGGAAAATTCTAATTTCCCTAATCTCTTATTTTGAAACACAAAAGAAACTTGTTTTTTCTTTATTCTCCTATTTGCATCTTGATCTTGTTTGTGTGGGCATAAGGAGAAGGAATATTACTAGGATTTGAAGGCATTCAACACTACAAGTGAGAATAGTTTCGTGAATCTATTCCCCTACTAGCTAGCCTAACACTTGCTCCTACAAATATGATCTTTGAGTTTTAATAATACGGTGAAACCTATTTCAACTTTATCTTCAtcatttttgtgtttttgttgCAAGTCTACTTTCCCACAAATATAGGTAATGGAGAAATATAGAAACTATTATAATTTTTTTGCATTGTAAAAGTATTAGCGGCTTGCTAAGATTGATCTAgttttttcttgtgtttttttttCTTAGTTTTGCAAAGAAATAAAGAGGGGGCAATTAACCCTCCCTATAGTAGGCCACATCCCATTTGAGAGGGATGACGCCCCTCCACACCCCCTAAAAAAATCCCCAACTATGAATAGGGTTTGGGGAGGGGTCAATTATATATATTACAAGATTTAAAATAATAGAACAAATGCTATTTGATTATATACTTttactatattttttatttataaattcaaaatataaatatatatgtatttatatgcatatacattacTCTGacattatatatatgcatgtgtgtgtgtgatgtatgtatgtatgtatgtgtatatgtgtgtatatatataatacatacatgcatgtgtgtgtgtgtatatgtatatgtatatgtatatgtatatgtatatgtatgtatgtatgtatgtatgtatgtatgtatatatatgtattatatatatttgtatgtatatgtatgtatgtatgtatgtatgtatgtatgtatgtatgtatgtatgtatgtatgtatgtatgtatgtatgtatgtatgtgtatgtacatatatacgtatatgtacatatgtatatacatatatatacctacatacatgtgtgtgtatatacatatatgtatatatgtacatatatacatatacatacacacacacttatatacatatatatatacaaatacacacacatacacatatacatatatatatgcatacatatatacatctatatatacacacacatatacatacatacatacatacatacatacatacatacatacatacatacatacgtacgtacgtgtatgtacgtacatacatacatattatattcATATATGTTTGTAGACTTCTTTAAACTTTATTTATACTTAAATATACTTCAAACCTTAGATTCTTAATGCTTATCTTTCTTAGTTATAAACATCATGTATACATGTTGGaaatgattatttttgtttgtcagAAAGAAGATGATTTTACGCATTCATATACAAATGTATAAGAAAAATTAAATTATTCCAGCTTAACAATTTAATCTCTTGGTTAAGCTAGAATAATTTATTGTTTCTTCtgacatatgtatatgtgtgtgtaaaaTCGACTTCTTGCTTACAAACAAatttaaatcatcattttgaacatGAGCCTTAAGAATCTAAGGTTTGAAGaagagtgtatatatatatatatatatatatatatatatatatatactaactaCTTGAATAGATGATTTtttgtgcttaaggaaataatgATCAAAACTAAAAGTTGAACTCTAGTAGCAAGctaaaaagaaattatttttaaatcaaaataGTGACTTGTAGTGTAGTAAATTGCATCTCTTTATAATTTCACACTTATTTTGGACCCACTTTGGAATTTTTTACTAATGTGTACCTAATTTATGCTTGGTTGTGCTCAATTTTGAGACCATTTTTATTTGCTTGGTGCAATTCCCTATTCATGTCCTTTTTCCTGGCTAGAAACTACTAAAAGTCATCATTTTCTTATCATTAAACCTAGATCTTAAACATACACTTTTCAAAATCTCAAATCCATTGGAACAAAGGAACATTAACCCAAAGTGTTCAAATCTCCTATTAGGATTGTAGCTGAACCTTATTATTGTTCCAATGA
This genomic stretch from Cryptomeria japonica chromosome 8, Sugi_1.0, whole genome shotgun sequence harbors:
- the LOC131054634 gene encoding transcription factor MYB15-like, which produces MVCKSCCKEEKKKKYKRGLWSPEEDSILRSYVLKYGHGCWSQVPKLAGLQRCGKSCRPRWINYLRPGLKRGNFSLQEQMIIINTHEIIGNRWSEIASMLPGRTDNEIKNFWHTHLKKRLKMNIVGSDGNTHKTLGEETLVCSSTSTTMEANDLQMGFLDSKDELNLQSSTPRLPVRPTMPFTTECSTMQSQIGFEDVKPNPVSKCLPEDCSFLGVMFSQWLYSDQKETSTIDMASKTLEIPEEYPQFTTNSENSSCLSYQSELLAMSDEYPLSKEMKHITSSEFTPGQHGPSANLPPSDSCLPCHETILCNDLSTTLENTNSINFDEYWDIMSHNEVDLGMHCDSSLLEICSMLDLDLS